From Aegilops tauschii subsp. strangulata cultivar AL8/78 chromosome 5, Aet v6.0, whole genome shotgun sequence:
GGTGTTTCCTCATATTGAGCTAGGCTATTCTACCAATCGTCTGTCTTGGGCCAGTTGGCCTCTGCCACGTTTGCCCGCGTAACGTTCCACCAGTAAAAAAGAAACGTGCCCTCCAAACATGTCCGTGCTATCTAGCCCAACAAATCAAACCCACCACCCTGTTTAGGAGATGAGGCAAAAAAATAGTTGACCGTTACTGGAATCAAACTCACAACCTCCAGTGTTTTTGGCGTTGATTGTGTTACCCGACAAAAAAAGTGTTGATTATTTTAAAATAAAATTGAATTTAGTTTTTGTTTGTGTCCTTCACGGATTGGAATCCAGATAACATAAACACATGGCACAAGTATTTGATTGTGCAGATGTGGGTCATGTGACCGGGATCTCAAACGCGACCGTTCGCTGGTCTGTCCATGTAGGTGATGCAATTTTTTATTGGTTTCAAGCTTAGGTGGAATGTTCGTCGTGTAGTGGACATCGTTACCGACAATGATGACAAAGAAAAGAAGTGGTAACTGGAATGGGGACGCTAGGGGTGATAATTtatttctcccgttgcaacgcacaggcaCTTTTGCTAGTCCACTATAATAGATGAAAAATAAATGGATTACTAATTTCGATAGTAAAGTAATGTTGGGTCCATTTCTTTTGAATTTCCACTTTGTCTGAATCTCAATAGTACATAATCATGTTCCACGTGTGTCTCCAAAGTGCTTTTTGATTAGTTCACGTGGGCTCGATGTTTTGGCCGGTTATGAAGGAAGCTCTACGTCTCCACGTCCGCGTGCTCACTGCGTCGATCCACGTAGAGGGTAAAATTCACGGCCAAGAGCCGCTGGCGACGTGGGCACCGTCGCGGCCACCGCGCCCAGCTCGTCACGGGTTGGCTCTCGCACGTAGGACGGCCTATAAATTCTGGCCACTTGCTCCGAACAATACAGCAACAAACACTCGGCGAGACATAAAACAACAACTAGCAAATCATCTAGGCAGTTCATCGCTTGTCGCAGCATCTCCTTGCGTCCTTCGTGCACCTTCCGCGGCTGCCTAATGGCGACTATGATGGCCATGAACTCCTTCGTCGGTGTCGCCGTCCTGCCTCGGGGCTCAGCTGGCGGCTTCGGCGCCGATTCTCTGCCGGCGCTGGGCCGACGCGGCCTTGTCGTAAGGGCACAAACCGAGGGCCCGAGTGCACCACCGCCAAACAAACCCAAGGTATGCATGCCATATAGGCAGCACGGCGCCGTAAGCCGTAGCTAAACGCAGTCGAGTGGCAAAGTTTCTGATATTTGTTCCTGACACAGGCGAGCACCTCCATCTGGGACGCGATGGCGTTCAGCGGCCCTGCGCCAGAGCGCATCAACGGGCGTCTGGCCATGGTGGGTTTCGTGACTGCGCTCGCCGTGGAAGCAGGCCGTGGCGACGGGCTCCTCTTGCAGCTCGGCAGCGGCACCGGGCAGGCGTGGTTCGCCTACTCCGTGGCGGTGCTGTCCGTGGCGTCGCTGGTGCCGCTGCTCCAGGGCGAGAGCGCCGAGGGCAGAGCCGGCGCCATCATGAACGCCAACGCGGAGCTCTGGAATGGTCGCTTCGCCATGCTCGGCCTCGTCGCTCTGGCGGCCACAGAGATCATCACTGGCGCGCCCTTCATCAACGTGTAGAATAAGTTAGCTTTGTTGTCGACCGGATAACACAACATGtactcctccgttcctaaatatttgtctttctagacatttcaaatgacTACCACATAtgaatgtatgtagacatattttagagtgtagattcactcagtttgcttcttatgtagtcatttgttgaaatgcctagaaagacaagtatttaggaacggagggagtacttagcTAGTACTAGGACACAACCTGTACTTAGCTAGTAGGACATGACGTGCAGCTTTGTTTTAGTGTGTGTTCTTCATCCTCGTATTCTTTGTAGTACTGCTAATTAAAGACGGTTCATCCTTCCTTTTTCTCACTCGAAATATACTGACATGAATTCATTTTTCTACCACGTTATTAAGACATGTAGGTTCCTTTGAATATGTATCAGTTTTGCTAAAGTACATCTAGATATGCTTtaagtattgcacatctaagtcttATGTTATTGATTTTACGCTAAAGTTCGTGCTGACAAATTTTTTGTCCTTTTTTCTCTTTCTAGATTGATTGAGTCACTTAGATGTGCGATAAttagggcacatctagatgtgccctaaACAAACCCCTTCTAAGTTGTACATGCACCGATCCTAAAAAAAAAAACTTGACCCGCACCTATACTGAGGAACatatattatattttaaaaaACGACTACTCCCGGATGCACGTTTCTGGCTCGAGGTTACACGTAGGGATGATATCGAGCGGATGAACAAGCAGCTTGGGGACTTCAAAGAAAAGGACAATGTGCGATGTTTGATCCATCGCGCACGATTTGCGTCCGACGACTGATATCATCGCATATGGTCGTCAAAAGCAAAACGTGGGCGACGTCAAGCACAGTGTTCTGCATATCCGATCGAGTGTGATGATGGGGGCTTCACACACATTTCAGTTTGATTCATCGTGTGCGATACAGGCACATGGTTTCTACTTATATTATTGTTTTTATTTGAAAAAAGTAAAAATTATCTTTTAATCATGTTTTTAGAGACAACTATTCCTAAACAGACAAAATTTCTAACGGACAACAAGAGACATGAGTCTACCAAGATTGGTTACTAGTGATGTGAAGAGAAAAGAATGGTTGTGAATGATTATTCATCCTGCCTGCGATGTTCGGTATAGGGGATATCACCGGCAGGGGGCCGGCCTTCGCTACCTCGACAGCTTCCCAGTTCTTCTTTACCTCTTTCTTGGCGCTGCATCGCCATGTATCGGCCCTAGGGCATGTACCCCTGCTACTGTTTTTCTTTTTGTCTGTTGTCTTTGCACTTTAGTAGACTTGTTGGATCTGTAAGGGCCTCAGTTTAAGTCCGGGCAAGCGccttgttttaaaaaacaattaTTCATCCATGATATATGCTTCATACCCATTGCAATGCAAAAATTGCGAATCCGAAGAGCATCTCAATGATCAAGGTGAGTATAGTACAGATATAATATAACAACTTATAATAGTTGTGAGAAATGCAATCATAGTATGAAGGTCATAGAATTAGTGATTTATGCATGTGTCGCTGAGACTCTACATCAAATAAGAAATATGAGGGTAGAATGCATCTTACTTAGTATGATCTATAATGAAGTGCATCCTATTCACTGCTTCTGCTTAGTTAATTTATATGATAATGCATAAGTGATCAATGACCGAGAGTGGATTGCAAACGCCTTGGGAAAACAAATCTTTTGCAGCCCTCATagaaaaatgaagaaaaagatGTACACCATGAAGAAAACCTCTGATGCAATAATTGGGAAAATCAAATGATGAAATCTACACTTACCAAATTAACTTGCAGGAAAATAATGAGGTTGACGAAGAGCAGCACACTCAACACAATCAAGTGTGTTTGGAAAAAAGAAGAATACACAATCAAATGTGCATGGATAAAAGAAGAATGTATtgaggaagaaggggaggagGAACAGATTGATCTCATGCTCACACCTTCACTTTTGATAGTTATTTTCTGCACGCCATTAATATGACCTTTAATGGTGTGTCCCTTCCCTTGAAGAATGTATAACTGCTATGAATACAAGAGAACTGCTTTACACGTTGGACAAGTTTGCATGTATATTACGTTCTTCGCTTCAAGTTTCATGTAGATGTTGTAAGTCCGAGGAGCTCATCGATTTCTCAGTGCACAGAATATTTCCAAAGTCATGAATATATGGCTATATAATGTGCAGAGGGGCACAAATTCATGCAAGGTATTTCCATAATCGGACATCGCTATATGATTTGCAGAAGGGGCCCACATTTTTAGCAAGGTATTTCTGAACTAGGATATATTTAAAATTAGAGGAGGACCCAGATTCCCGCAGAATATTTCTTGTAGTTAAAATGGACTTCACAGAAGCCATGAAGATGCCCACAAAGAGTCTGTGATGATAGGGAAGATCGCCAAGAATGTCATGGGGACTTGCAAGTGGCAAGTTGTTGCCCTCCTTTCCTCGATGAGTACCTTACCCCGGACATCGCCAACAAGCGTCACCAATGCTCATCAAACGCCTGTCAAGGCTTCAAGAACTTCGACAAGACCTAGTAAGTTTATTGACTCGAAGACACAAAAAAGACTTTGATGACTCAGACTCTAAGGGACTCTTGTTGTGATAATGGCTTCGATCCTACTTTAGGCAATTAGGCTATACAAGGCCCCTCATGGGCGAGTAACTCATTCACTCCCACTTTCATAAACTCAAGAGGACGGGCCACTCTCCCCCCTCTCTAGCGCAAGGCTGATTGGAGGTTGAGAATAAGAGTACGAGAGACCTAGTAAGGCTCGGACTAGTCAAGAGTCGTGGGACTTGAGAAGCGGCAACACTCCAAGTGTTTCGTGCACCGAGCACCACTCTTGACAGCTCGCCTCATAGGATGTATGTCGTGCTCCAATGAGGCGGCTGAACCTATTCATCATTGTGTCACTTTGTCATATGCACGACGATCTTCACTATAAAATCGTTGTACACCACCCTCGCCCCCGCCTACTCATTGGAAAACACATTGTCAAGGATATACGTTGTCGGTAGATGTCTCTTGAACAACAATTATCACTAAACTACTAAATTATTTAGCACTAGTTACGGCGGGAATACAACCGGTTGCGGGCTGGCCGAACCCACCGCAgcgggcggcctcctcctcctctgtgtCGACCAAGGCGAACTGTTGCCAAGGAGGTTCCTCGCGGCCGAGCGCCACAACCATGCCGACTCTGGGCCCATGCGACTTCGGTATGGATGGTGAATTCGCCCCGCTTGACATATCGTCGGGCGTGGCGCAGGCTTGATGGCCCTAGTACCACTATTGACATATCGTCGGGCGTGGCGCAGGCTTGATGGCCATTGTAAAGAAAAATAATAATCTTCATAGTTTCTTGAATACCAAGTACCACTTACATCAGATCAACTCGTATGCATGCGGCAATGATACTCACGTGAGTACAACAATTACCGTCGAGGAGAAACTGTACATGCTGCTTTCCTGCCTGCGAGGTTCCCAAATTTACATCACGTACGTGTCTCTCAAAGCGCTTTTGATTAGCTCGGCCGAGAAACCAAAAACCGAATCACATAGTGCTGCGCGCCGACAGAAGCTTGTCCTCGATGCTTTGCGACCTCTCTGTTTGGCGGGTTATGAAAGAAGCGCCCTCCGCAGGTTGGCCTCCACGTCCGCGTACTCGCTGCCTCGCTCCACGTAGAGGATATTCATTTCACGGCCGGGAGCTGCTCGCGACGTGGGCACCGCCGCGGCCACCTCGTCACGGGTTGGCTCGCGCGGAGCGTGGCCTATAAATTCTGCCCACGCACTCAAAACAATACACCAGCAAACACTCGGCGACACACACAAACAACAAGTAGCAATCATCTAGCCAATTCTTCCCTTCTCTCCTTCGTCCACCTTCCGCGTCTGATTCATGGCACCCATGGTGACCATGAGCTCCTTCGCCGGTGCCGCCGTCCTGCCGCGTGCCTCGGCCGGCCACTTCGGTGCCCAGTCTCTGCCAGCACTAGGCCGACGCGCCCTCGTCGTCAGGGCACAAACCGAAGGCCCGAGTGCACCACCGCCAAACAAACCCAAGGTACGTATCCACATAAGCAACACGGTGCGGTATCAATTAAGCCTCTACATAGTGTTATTCGGTTCAGTGCCAGGTTTCTGATATTTGTTCCTGCACAGGCGAGCACCTCGATCTGGGACGCGCTCGCGTTCGCCGGCCCCGCTCCTGAGCGCATCAACGGGCGTCTGGCCATGGTGGGCTTCGTGACTGCACTCGCCGTGGAGGCAGGCCGCGGCGACGGGCTCCTCTCGCAGCTCGGCAGCGGCACCGGACAGGCGTGGTTCGCCTACTCCGTGGCGGTGCTGTCCGTGGCGTCTCTGGTGCCGCTGCTCCAGGGCGAGAGCGCCGAGGGCAGAGCCGGCACCATCATGAATGCAAACGCAGAGCTCTGGAACGGCCGCTTCGCCATGCTCGGCCTCGTCGCGCTCGCCGCCACCGAGATCATCACCGGCGCTCCCTTCATCAACGTCTAAAACTAGCTTTGTTGCCGATCGAATAACACAGCCTGTAGCTGGTAGGACATGTAAATGATGAGAACTGATCATCTTTCATATTCTTTGTAGTGCTTATACTAATTAAAGACAGTTTATACTATCGGAGCTGCTTCGTTCCTCGTTCGAAACTTTTTGTATGAAAAAATTGGCACATAGACTAAAGACCGCCAATAGACTAAAAATCAATAAGCTTCATGTACGTGCAGTTTAAATTTAAAATATATTAACTAAATGTCTGGAAATTCACTCTATGACTTAAATATATCAAACAATCCTCGAAGAAGGTCAAATTGCGATGGTGTATGTTTAGATTTATTTTAAGGTCAAACGATGAATCAACCGACACTTCACCTTCAAATCTGGCACATTCCCTCTCGAAACTTAAATTATTTCTCCAAGCTGGACCGATTTCCATGCAGTATATGTCATAACTTTTGCAAaacttctcaaatttttaccttGCATATTGATGCCATATGATCATACCATGTCAGGTTTCATGTTTTTTAGATTTTGTTTCTCTTTTTCTAGAAACTAAAAATCGATAAGCTCCATGTCCGGGGTTGAGTCTTggcacccagatgtttgaattcatTTTCTTTTCTTAAATAAAGCCTACACACATACTAAAGAATACCAATAGTATTTTTCAATCCAATTTTGCCAATTTTTGCGTGCAGTTACAATTCAAAGATGAATTATATTCACTAAATGCCTGGAAATGCACTAAATGATCTAAATATAGAAATCCTGAAAAATGCCAAATTGTGGCTTGGAACATGTGATAATGTATGTTGAGCATAGAAAAAGTTCCAAGATAAAACAATGAAGCAACCGGTCCCGCTGGACGGGGGGACACAAACCAATGGCTGTCAACGACCACCGTTAAGCAAGTCCCGCCCCTAGCCCTCTGGCCATGGCCTATGTGAGCTTGCACGCCGCCATGCCCATGGCGATCAACGCCGATCCGCCAATGACACAGCCGCGCAAGCGAGCTCAACCCAGACCGACACCACAACTGAACCATGAGTCAGGAGAGCACAACGCGGAAGCACGAACTAGCGCAGACAA
This genomic window contains:
- the LOC109737431 gene encoding low molecular mass early light-inducible protein HV90, chloroplastic, with the translated sequence MATMMAMNSFVGVAVLPRGSAGGFGADSLPALGRRGLVVRAQTEGPSAPPPNKPKASTSIWDAMAFSGPAPERINGRLAMVGFVTALAVEAGRGDGLLLQLGSGTGQAWFAYSVAVLSVASLVPLLQGESAEGRAGAIMNANAELWNGRFAMLGLVALAATEIITGAPFINV
- the LOC109778792 gene encoding low molecular mass early light-inducible protein HV90, chloroplastic isoform X1, which translates into the protein MAPMVTMSSFAGAAVLPRASAGHFGAQSLPALGRRALVVRAQTEGPSAPPPNKPKASTSIWDALAFAGPAPERINGRLAMVGFVTALAVEAGRGDGLLSQLGSGTGQAWFAYSVAVLSVASLVPLLQGESAEGRAGTIMNANAELWNGRFAMLGLVALAATEIITGAPFINV
- the LOC109778792 gene encoding low molecular mass early light-inducible protein HV90, chloroplastic isoform X3 translates to MATMMAMSSFAGAAVLPRGSAGRFGARSLPALGRRALVIRAQTEGPSAPPPNKPKASTSIWDALAFAGPAPERINGRLAMVGFVTALAVEAGRGDGLLSQLGSGTGQAWFAYSVAVLSVASLVPLLQGESAEGRAGTIMNANAELWNGRFAMLGLVALAATEIITGAPFINV